The Nocardioides houyundeii genome includes the window CACCGTCGACCTGATGGTCGCCGGAGCCTGCGGCGCCCTCACGCTCGCCGGGCTGGCCGCCGCCCCCGCGCTCGCGTCCGTAGACCCCTCCACCGAGCTGGCGCTCCCCGCGCTGGGCGGCACCGGCTGGTGGCTGGGCGCCGTGACGCTGCTGGTCCAGGCCGCCGTCCTGCTGCTGCGCCGTACGGCGCCCCGGGCGGTGCTGCTGCTGGCCGCGGCGGCGGTGCCGGTGGCCGCCGCCTGCGGGCTGGGTGACGCGACGGGGCTGGCCACCCTGGCGGTCCTGGTCGCGGTCCTCACCCTGGGGCTGGCGCAGCCGGCCTCCCGCTCCTGGCCGGCCCTGCTGGGCGCCGGCGTGCTGGTCGCCGGCGGCATCACGACGAGCGCCCTGGACGCCGGCGAGCCCACCGGGGCCGCGCTCGGTGGCGGGCTGCTGCAGGGGCTCGGCACCATCGGCCTCCCCCTCGTGCTCGCGGTCGTCCTCACCGCCAGGCGCGAGACCCGGCTGGCCCGGGAGAGCCAGGCAGCCGCGGTCGCCCGGGAGCAGGACGCGCTGCTGGCCGCCGCCGTCGCCCGCGAGCGGACCGCCATGGCGCGGGAGCTGCACGACATCGCCGCGCACCATCTCTCGGGCATCGCGGTGATGACGGCCGCCATCGGGACCCAGATCGACTCCGACCCCGCAGCGGCCAAGGAAGGGGTAGCCCAGGTACGCCGGCAGAGCAAGGCGGTGCTCCAGGACCTGCGCCGCCTGGTGGGGCTGCTGCGCGAGCAGGACCCCTCCGGCGACGGGGCGCGGGTGCGGCCGGAGTCCCTGGCCGGCGTCGCCGCCCTGGTCGAGGACGCTGCGGCGGCCGGCCGCGAGGTGGGCCTGACCGTGCTGCCCGGAGCCGGTCCGCTCGGCGCCGGCGTCGGCCCGCTGGCCCAGCTCGCCGGCTACCGGATGGCGCAGGAGGCCCTGGCCAACGCGGCCCACCACGCTCCGGGTGCGGAGGTGGAGGTGGTCCTCGACGACCGCGACCCCACCATGGCCCGGCTCACCGTGCGCAACGGCCCGCCGCCGGCGCTGCCGGCCCCCGGGCTCCGCAGCGGCTTCGGGCTGCTGGGCATGCGCGAGCGGGCCGAGCTCACCGGGGCGCAGCTGGAGCACGGCCCCACTCCCGAGGGGGCTGGCAGGTGGTGCTGGGGATGCCGCGCGAGGGTGAGCTCGGGGCTGACCGTCCCGAACTGGACCGGGCCCCCCGGAGCAACCCCGAGAGGGAGGACCGATGATCCGAGTCGTCGTCGCCGACGACCAGCCGCTGGTGCGAGCCGGGCTCGGCACCCTGCTCGGCGCCGAGCCGGACATCACCGTCGTGGCGCTGGCCGCGGACGGCCGCGAGGCGGTCGAGGCCGCGCGCCGCCTGCGGCCCGACGTGGTCTGCATGGACGTCCGGATGCCCCACCAGGACGGCATCAGCGCCACCCGCGAGCTCTGCGGTCCCGGGGTCGAGGACCCGATACCGGTGCTGGTGCTCACCACCTTCGACATCGACGAGCACCTGTTCGGGGCGCTGGAGGCCGGCGCGTCGGGCTTCCTGCTCAAGGACGCCGAGCCCGAGGTGCTGGTCGCCGCGGTGCGCACCGTGGCCCGGGGCAACGGCACCCTGGACGACGCGCTCACCAAGCGGGTGCTCCGCGAGGTGGTGACCCGGCGCGAGACCCGGCCGGTGACCGCCGGGCGCGCCTCGGAGCTGCTCACCGCCCGGGAGCTGGACATCCTGCTGCTGCTGGCCCAGGGCATGTCCAACGACGAGATCGCCGCCGAGCTGTTCCTGGAGACCTCGACGGTGAAGTCGCACCTGGCCCGGATGATGCCGAAGATCGGCGTCCGCTCACGGCTCCAGGCCGCCGTCTGGGCCTACCAGAACAAGGTCGTGGCCATCCCCGACTGAGCGGCTTGCATCGAAGGATGCAACCTCCTTGGGTCATCCTTGCGGCGCTCGTGGCGCACCCCCGGTCGCTCCTAGCGTGGCTGACGTCCCAGCCGAGCCGCCCGAGGAGCCCGCCATGACCAGCCCCAGCACCCAGCCCGCCACCGCGCCGCCCCCGGCCGCGGCCACCGCCGGAGTCGCCGTACGCCTGGAGGAGGTGCACAAGCAGTACGGCGGCACGCCCGCGCCGGTGCCCGCGCTGCGCGGGATCTCCCTGACGCTGCCCACCGGATCCTTCACCGCCGTGATGGGCCCCTCGGGCTCGGGCAAGTCGACGCTGCTGAACTGTGCCGCCGGCCTCGACGTGCCCACCAGCGGCCGGGTCTGGGTGGGCGGTGCGGAGATCAGCACCCTGAGCCCCGACGCCCTGACCCGGTTCCGCCGTGAGCACGTGGGCTTCGTCTTCCAGGACTACAACCTGATCGCGCACCTCAGCGTCGCCGACAACGTGCGGCTGCCCGTCGTGCTGGCCGGCCGCGAGCCCGACCTCGCCTGGCAGGAGGAGCTGCTCGCCGAGATCGGCCTGACCGGCATGGAGGACCGCCGGCCCGGCGAGCTGTCCGGCGGGCAGGCCCAGCGGGTCGCCATCGCGCGGGCCCTGTTCTCCCGGCCCACCGTGGTCTTCGCCGACGAGCCGACCGGAGCCCTGGACTCGCGCACCGGCACCGCGGTGCTCACCCTCCTGCGCAAGACCGCGAGCCGGCTGCGCCAGACGGTGGTGGTGGTGACCCACGACGCCCGGGTGGCCGCCGCGTCCGAGCAGGTGCTGCTGCTGGCCGACGGCCGGCTGGTGGACCGGCTCGACGAGCCGACCGCCGAGCAGGTCACCGCCCGCATGCTCACCCTGGGCCGGTGAGGGCCATGTGGTCGCTGGCTCGTTCCGGCACGCGGGCCCACCTGGCCGCGATGACCGGCACCTTCGTCGTCCTGGCGCTCGCCGGAGCGCTCGTCGCCGGCACCGGCGTGCTGTTCGAGTCCGGTCTGCGCACCTCCGGCGACGCGGGGGAAGGCGGCCTGCTGGTCGCGCTGGCCAGCTCGTTCGCCGGGACCACCCTGGTCCTGGTGGTGCTCGTCGTCGCCGCCACCGTCTCCCTGGCGCTGCGCCAGCGCCAGCGCGACTTCGCGCTGCTGCGCGCGGTGGGCGCCACCCGGGCGCAGGTGCGCCGCCTGGTCGGTCTCGAGGTCGTCCTGGTGACTCTCGTCGCGGTGCCGACCGGAGCGATCCCCGGACTGTTCGCCGTACGCCGGCTGACCCCGCTGCTGCTGGAGGCACAGATGGTGCCGGCCGGGTTCACCATGGCCCGTTCGCCGCTGCCGGTGCTCGTCGCTGTGGCCTTCCTTCTCCCGGTCGCCCACCTCGCCGCCCGCCTGGCGAGCCGGGAGACGCTGCGCACCCCGCCGACCACGGCCGTGCGGCAGAGCGTGGTCGAGCCGGCCGGCATCGGCCCGGTACGCCGGATCTCGGCACTGGCGCTGGCGGTCTGCGGCCTGGTGGCGGCGTTCAGCCCGCTGGTGGTGCCGGGCACCATCGGCAGCGCCGCCGCAGCCACCTCGGCGTTCCTGCTGGTCGCCGCCGCAGCCCTGGCCGGACCGCTGCTGGTGGCATGGGTGCTCGGTGCCACCCACCGGGTGCCGGGCGGCCCCGCCACCACGCTGGCGCTGGCCAACACCCGCGGCTTCTCCCGCCGGCTGACGACCGCGGTGGTGCCGTTGGCACTGGTGCTCGCCGTCGGCACCGTGCAGACCACCGTCGACGACACGGTCGCCGAGGCCGCCACCCGGCAGCTGGCCGACGGCCTGCGCGCGGACCTGGTCGTCACCTCGCCGGGACTCGACGCCGCCGGGCTGGCCGAGCTGGCCGCCGTACCGGGGGTGGAGAGCGCGACCGCACTCGGCTCGGTGACCGCGCGGGTGCGCGTCGACGACGAGCTCGGCGGCATCGAGGCGCTCTCCTGGGAGGCCGCCCAGCTGCGGACGCTGCCGGCCGGAGGCGCGGGACGGGTCCTCGACCTCGACGTCGTCGAGGGCGACCTCGCCGCGCTGGACCGGCCCGACACGGTCGCGATCAGCCGGGATGCCTCCCTGGACACCGGCAAGGGCGTCGGCGAGACGCTCCTGATCCGCTGGCCCTCGGGGGTCGAGGCCCCCGCCGAGGTGGTGGCGGTCCACGACCGGGGCCTGGGCTTCGGCGGCTACCTGACCGGTCGGGCGACACCGGCCGCGCACGGGGCGGACGCCGCCCCGGACACCGTGCTGCTGACCACCAGCGGCCCGGGCGCCGAGCAGGCCGTGGCCGGGCTGGGGCTCACGGTGCGCGACGAGGCCGGCTACGTCGCGGCGGCGAGCGCCGGGGACGACGCCGGTCGTGCCCTCTCCACGGCGATGCTGCTCGCCCTGCTCCTGTTCGTGGGCATCGCGGCCGCCAACACCCTGGTGCTCACCACGGCCGGGCGACGCTCCGAGCTGACGCTGCTGCGGCGCACCGGCGCCACCAACGCCCAGCTGGTGGGGATGGCCGGGGTGGAGGCCCTGGTGGCGGGAGTCGCGGCCTGGGTCATCGCGGTGGCCGCGGTCGTCCCCTCCGTGCTCGGGGTGAGCTTCGGGCTGCTCGGTCCCAGCGTGCCGCCGATCGACCTGGTGACCCTCGGTGGCCTCACCCTGGTCGTGCTCCTCGTCCCGCTGCTGACGGTGGTCCCGGTCGTCGTCTCGGCCAACCGTCGGGCGGGCGCCGAGATGATCCGCGGATGAGCTCACCCGGTCTGATTGACTGCTCCCCATGCGAACCCACGGCTCCGGTCTCCGCCTCGGCTCCTCCCTCGGGACAGCCCTGCTCCTCGGCCTCCTCACCGCCTGCAGCAGCAGCGCCTCGGCGGTCGACGCCGACACGTTGGAGAAGCACGTGCAGGACAACGTCACCGGGGACGCCGGCGTCGAGCTCAGCGTCGACTGCCCCGAGGACCTCGAGGCCGAGGTCGACGCGACGGCCAGCTGCACGGTCGACGACGGCGAGGGACAGACCGGGGTCCGGTTCACCACCACCGAGGTGGACGGCGACGAGGTCTCCTACGAGACCGTGCCCTTCCTCGCGGCCGAGACCCTGGAGACCGCGCTGGCCGGCCAGCTGACGGAGCAGGGCTTCGAGGTGACCGACCTGACCTGCCCCGGCGAGCTCGACGGGGTCAAGGACGAGACCACCGAGTGCACCGCCACCTCCCAGGGCCAGGAGGGCTCCATCGGGGTGACCGTCACCGAGATCGACGGCCTGCGCATCGGCTTCTCCTGGAAGGCGCTGAGCTGAGATGAGCACCCCCGTCACCGACGAGTTCGTACGACGGGTCCGGGACGCCACCGAGGGCACGCCGTACGTCGTGACCCGCACCAGCAGTGGCTTCGACCTGTCCCTGGACGTGGCCGACGCGCAGTGGTTCGGCCTGTTCAACCGGGCCGGCCTGCGCAAGGTGTTCGTGCACCACGTCAAGGTCACCCCGGACACCTTCAGCATCACCGACGACTCCACCGAGATCCGCTGGGAGGCCGGGCACCCCAAGATCGCGGGGTCGGCCTCGCGCAGCATGGGCCGCAGCATCGAGTTCGGCCACGAGAAGATCTGGGCGATCCGCGACGACGGCACCGTGGGCCGGGTCGTGGACTACAAGTTCGACTCCGAGGAGGGGCGGGACCTGATCACGCTCATCGGCAAGGACCTGGGCCTGGCCTCCAAGGCGGGCGGCGCGGAGAAGATCGGCCTCTACGCCGCCCTCAGCGTCCCGGTGCTGATCGTGCTGGGGCTGCTGCTGGTGCTGGTGCTCTGGCTCACCGGTCAGATCTGACCCGTCGAGCAGGTCAGCTCGACTCGGGCGAGGAGTGCGAGCCGTCGGGCGCGACCGGCTTGACCGTGCTCATGAACGCCTGGAACTCACGCCCCACCACGTCGAACTGCTCCGCGGCGCAGGTGACGGTGTAGATCACCACCACCCGTCGGCTGGGATCCTTGACGTCGACCAGACCGGAGAGCACCTGTCCCTGGCGCAGCTCCCAACCGCGGCCGTCGATGGTGGCGGTGACGCCGAGCAGCTGCAGGATCGCCGGGGCCTCCTCGGAGC containing:
- a CDS encoding ABC transporter ATP-binding protein — translated: MTSPSTQPATAPPPAAATAGVAVRLEEVHKQYGGTPAPVPALRGISLTLPTGSFTAVMGPSGSGKSTLLNCAAGLDVPTSGRVWVGGAEISTLSPDALTRFRREHVGFVFQDYNLIAHLSVADNVRLPVVLAGREPDLAWQEELLAEIGLTGMEDRRPGELSGGQAQRVAIARALFSRPTVVFADEPTGALDSRTGTAVLTLLRKTASRLRQTVVVVTHDARVAAASEQVLLLADGRLVDRLDEPTAEQVTARMLTLGR
- a CDS encoding response regulator, whose product is MIRVVVADDQPLVRAGLGTLLGAEPDITVVALAADGREAVEAARRLRPDVVCMDVRMPHQDGISATRELCGPGVEDPIPVLVLTTFDIDEHLFGALEAGASGFLLKDAEPEVLVAAVRTVARGNGTLDDALTKRVLREVVTRRETRPVTAGRASELLTARELDILLLLAQGMSNDEIAAELFLETSTVKSHLARMMPKIGVRSRLQAAVWAYQNKVVAIPD
- a CDS encoding DUF4333 domain-containing protein; protein product: MRTHGSGLRLGSSLGTALLLGLLTACSSSASAVDADTLEKHVQDNVTGDAGVELSVDCPEDLEAEVDATASCTVDDGEGQTGVRFTTTEVDGDEVSYETVPFLAAETLETALAGQLTEQGFEVTDLTCPGELDGVKDETTECTATSQGQEGSIGVTVTEIDGLRIGFSWKALS
- a CDS encoding FtsX-like permease family protein; this translates as MWSLARSGTRAHLAAMTGTFVVLALAGALVAGTGVLFESGLRTSGDAGEGGLLVALASSFAGTTLVLVVLVVAATVSLALRQRQRDFALLRAVGATRAQVRRLVGLEVVLVTLVAVPTGAIPGLFAVRRLTPLLLEAQMVPAGFTMARSPLPVLVAVAFLLPVAHLAARLASRETLRTPPTTAVRQSVVEPAGIGPVRRISALALAVCGLVAAFSPLVVPGTIGSAAAATSAFLLVAAAALAGPLLVAWVLGATHRVPGGPATTLALANTRGFSRRLTTAVVPLALVLAVGTVQTTVDDTVAEAATRQLADGLRADLVVTSPGLDAAGLAELAAVPGVESATALGSVTARVRVDDELGGIEALSWEAAQLRTLPAGGAGRVLDLDVVEGDLAALDRPDTVAISRDASLDTGKGVGETLLIRWPSGVEAPAEVVAVHDRGLGFGGYLTGRATPAAHGADAAPDTVLLTTSGPGAEQAVAGLGLTVRDEAGYVAAASAGDDAGRALSTAMLLALLLFVGIAAANTLVLTTAGRRSELTLLRRTGATNAQLVGMAGVEALVAGVAAWVIAVAAVVPSVLGVSFGLLGPSVPPIDLVTLGGLTLVVLLVPLLTVVPVVVSANRRAGAEMIRG